From the genome of Triticum aestivum cultivar Chinese Spring chromosome 3B, IWGSC CS RefSeq v2.1, whole genome shotgun sequence, one region includes:
- the LOC123071636 gene encoding transcription initiation factor TFIID subunit 9 codes for MDSGGVRPSLPSAAAAAGAASCPDEPRDARVVRELLRSMGLGEGEYEPRVVHQFLDLAYRYVGDVLGDAQVYADHAAKPQLDADDVRLAIQAKVNFSFSQPPPREVLLELARSRNKIPLPKSIAPPGSIPLPPEQDTLLSENYQLLPALKPPAQTEEAEDDNEGADTIPSNPSPNYSQDQRGSEQHQSHSQSQSQSQRVTFQLNAVAAAAAKRPLVTVDQLNMG; via the exons ATGGACAGCGGCGGCGTGCGGCCATCGCTTCCgtccgcggcggcggcagcgggagcAGCCTCCTGCCCGGACGAGCCTCGCGACGCGCGCGTGGTGCGGGAGCTCCTCCGGTCGATGGGGCTCGGCGAGGGCGAGTACGAGCCGCGCGTCGTGCACCAGTTCCTGGACCTGGCCTACCGCTACGTCGGGGACGTGCTCGGCGACGCCCAGGTCTACGCCGACCACGCAGCCAAGCCCCAGCTCGACGCCGACGACGTCCGCCTCGCCATCCAGGCCAAGGTCAACTTCTCCTTCTCCCAGCCGCCGCCCCGCGAG GTTCTGCTTGAGTTGGCACGCAGCCGGAACAAGATCCCGCTGCCCAAGTCTATTGCTCCGCCTGGCTCCATTCCTCTGCCACCAGAGCAGGACACTTTGTTGAGTGAAAACTACCAGCTCCTACCCGCACTGAAGCCACCAGCTCAGACTGAAGAGGCAGAAGATGACAACGAGGGAGCCGACACAATTCCTTCCAATCCTAGTCCAAACTATTCGCAGGATCAGAGGGGCAGCGAGCAACATCAGTCTCACAGCCAGAGCCAGAGCCAGAGCCAGAGGGTAACTTTCCAACTGAACGCGGTGGCTGCTGCGGCTGCAAAGCGTCCTCTGGTGACAGTTGATCAGTTGAACATGGGCTAA